In a genomic window of Lycium ferocissimum isolate CSIRO_LF1 chromosome 9, AGI_CSIRO_Lferr_CH_V1, whole genome shotgun sequence:
- the LOC132030950 gene encoding uncharacterized protein LOC132030950, with protein MITIFIRLFEASKNKPNQTKTKQLYNNSTTTTLLLLLMDPCPFVRLIIESLALKLPLTATKSASHGIHPSSTPCYAKLKLKNFPSQMTILPLSPTSGDHQSPPESAAVAAGFHLDAAALRRLAGKPVTLTVSVFTGRMGRACGVTSGKLMGSVQVSVDFNGTHSKARVYQNGWMKLGDASAEKPVAMLHIAVRAEPDPRFVFQFGGEPECSPVVFQIQGNIKQPVFSCKFSADRNNRSRSLPSDFNLNNRGWMRTFSGERDRQGRERKGWMIIIYDLSGSAVAAASMITPFVPSPGSDRVSRSNAGAWLILRPNGPSISSWKPWGRLQAWRERGPVDGLGYKFELVTDTGLTSTIPIAEGTMSMKKGGKFCIDNTVKDSALSANSPIRGFVMVSNVEGEGKISAPMVQVGVQHVTCMADAALFIALSAAIDLSMDACRLFSQKLRKELCHDEQELYF; from the exons ATGATAACCATTTTCATCAGACTATTTGAAGCTTCCAAgaacaaaccaaaccaaaccaaaacaaaacaactatacaacaattcaacaacaacaacattgttACTACTACTAATGGATCCATGTCCATTTGTTCGTTTGATAATTGAATCATTAGCGCTTAAACTACCATTAACAGCAACTAAATCAGCTTCTCATGGAATTCATCCTTCATCAACACCATGTTATGCAAAACTTAAACTCAAAAATTTCCCTTCACAAATGACAATACTGCCCCTCTCTCCAACTTCCGGTGACCACCAATCGCCGCCGGAATCTGCTGCCGTGGCGGCGGGTTTCCACCTTGACGCCGCCGCACTACGGCGGCTTGCTGGAAAACCGGTTACGTTAACTGTGTCGGTTTTTACTGGACGTATGGGACGCGCGTGTGGAGTTACTTCAGGGAAATTGATGGGTTCTGTTCAG GTGAGTGTTGATTTCAATGGGACGCATTCAAAGGCGCGTGTGTATCAAAACGGGTGGATGAAACTGGGGGATGCATCGGCAGAGAAACCGGTGGCAATGTTGCATATAGCGGTTCGAGCTGAACCGGACCCGCGGTTTGTTTTTCAGTTTGGTGGTGAACCGGAGTGTAGCCCGGTTGTTTTTCAGATTCAAGGGAATATTAAACAACCGGTTTTTAGTTGCAAGTTTAGTGCTGATCGGAATAATCGTTCACG ATCTCTCCCATCTGATTTCAACTTAAACAACAGAGGATGGATGAGAACATTTTCTGGAGAAAGGGACAGacaaggaagggaaagaaaagggTGGATGATAATAATCTATGACCTTTCAGGCTCAGCTGTTGCAGCTGCCTCAATGATCACTCCATTTGTACCCTCTCCGGGTTCCGACCGCGTTTCACGATCAAACGCCGGTGCATGGCTCATCCTCCGACCTAATGGCCCCTCCATTAGTAGCTGGAAGCCATGGGGCCGACTCCAGGCATGGAGAGAAAGGGGCCCGGTTGACGGACTCGGTTACAAGTTTGAGCTTGTTACTGACACCGGCCTTACTAGTACTATACCGATAGCCGAAGGCACAATGAGCATGAAAAAAGGCGGCAAATTTTGCATAGACAATACAGTGAAAGACTCTGCACTGAGCGCAAATTCGCCCATTCGAGGATTTGTGATGGTGTCAAATGTGGAAGGCGAAGGCAAAATTAGTGCACCGATGGTTCAAGTGGGGGTGCAACATGTCACTTGTATGGCTGATGCAGCCCTTTTTATCGCGCTTTCGGCTGCCATTGATCTTAGTATGGATGCTTGTAGGCTTTTCTCTCAAAAACTCAGGAAGGAACTGTGCCATGATGAACAAGAATTGTATTTCTAA